From Oryza brachyantha chromosome 9, ObraRS2, whole genome shotgun sequence, a single genomic window includes:
- the LOC121055287 gene encoding callose synthase 5-like, which translates to MHILSCSCLNVVQMVVIIVYVFLYGRLYLALSGLEFAIMKQARMRGNRALQAAMGSQSIVQLGLLMALPMFMGIGLERGFRSALGDFIIMQLQLCSVFFTFYLGTKSHYFGRTILHGGAKYRATGRGFVVRHVRFAENYRMYSRSHFVKGLELMLLLVVYQLYGDVATDSTAYILLASSMWFLVITWLFAPFLFNPSGFEWQKIVDDWDDWTKWISSRGGIGK; encoded by the coding sequence atgcatattttatcatgttcTTGTCTTAATGTTGTGCAGATGGTTGTCATAATAGTGTATGTTTTCTTGTACGGAAGACTTTACTTAGCATTAAGTGGACTTGAGTTTGCAATTATGAAGCAAGCACGGATGAGAGGGAATCGTGCACTTCAAGCGGCTATGGGATCTCAGTCTATTGTGCAGCTAGGTCTTTTGATGGCCTTGCCAATGTTTATGGGGATTGGACTAGAAAGAGGTTTCAGAAGCGCCCTGGGGGATTTCATAATCATGCAGCTTCAGCTCTGTTCAGTGTTCTTCACTTTCTACCTTGGGACCAAGTCACATTATTTTGGCCGCACAATTCTCCATGGTGGTGCAAAATATAGAGCAACTGGCAGAGGTTTTGTTGTTCGCCATGTAAGGTTTGCTGAGAATTACAGAATGTACTCCAGAAGCCATTTTGTGAAAGGACTTGAGCTGATGTTACTGCTAGTAGTCTATCAGTTGTATGGTGATGTTGCTACGGATTCGACTGCCTATATACTTCTGGCATCATCAATGTGGTTCTTGGTTATCACTTGGCTATTCGCTCCATTCCTCTTCAATCCATCAGGATTTGAGTGGCAGAAAATAGTAGATGACTGGGATGACTGGACCAAGTGGATTAGCAGTCGAGGTGGCATCGGGAAGTAA
- the LOC121055315 gene encoding ribosomal protein S4, mitochondrial, producing MWRKRLIQRNMPLRFKTCRLLPGNVRNRELSLIQRRILRRLRNKRKSIKRNLSQRENLNSNIKSQTTRKLSLYYGDLPIREMHRGRERTSYIPFLLNQETRSDVIPVRLHFCDTLPQARQPISHRRVCLNNGLVTITHLKVSHGDLISFQENDARTRGEEIRRSFYIDISVGKIIGKLLPGRIWRRTKTEWFRLLTTQRGCRLLLKSWFLQELRSYMQEEDFERTKKFGSAKVCLGSSFAEHNRMKRNLFHFKYFFLLKRRKEEEELIRTIGEAENRKRAISPFVYKSSLYRNSTYCSGSPFTRKIRIKRIELPTHYSEVNHRTLKAVVSYGPNIGHIPHDIRLKDLNLPLRSGNGPGQNI from the coding sequence ATGTGGCGAAAAAGACTGATTCAACGAAATATGCCATTAAGATTTAAAACGTGTCGTCTACTTCCAGGAAATGTTCGGAACAGAGAACTTTCTCTAATCCAACGCCGCATTCTCCGAAGATTGAGGAACAAGAGGAAATCCATTAAAAGAAATCTTTCTCagagagaaaatctaaacagTAACATCAAATCACAAACTACACGAAAGTTGTCCCTTTATTATGGGGATTTACCCATAAGGGAGATGCACAGAGGAAGAGAACGAACTTCATATATCCCTTTTTTACTCAATCAAGAAACAAGATCGGACGTGATTCCGGTTCGTCTCCATTTTTGTGACACTCTTCCTCAAGCAAGGCAGCCGATAAGTCATCGAAGGGTTTGTTTGAATAATGGACTGGTAACCATTACTCATTTGAAAGTTTCCCACGGTGATCTAATATCTTTTCAAGAAAATGACGCGAGAACCCGCGGTGAAGAAATAAGGAGATCTTTCTATATCGACATATCAGTTGGAAAAATCATAGGCAAATTACTACCGGGCAGAATCTGGAGAAGAACAAAAACAGAATGGTTCCGCTTACTCACAACTCAGAGGGGATGCCGCTTACTACTCAAATCCTGGTTTTTGCAAGAGTTGCGTTCTTATATGCAAGAAGAAGACTTCGAAAGAACAAAGAAGTTTGGATCCGCAAAAGTATGCTTAGGCAGTTCCTTCGCTGAGCACAACAGAATGAAGAGGAATTTGTTTCATTTCAAATACTTCTTCTTATTGAAaagaaggaaggaggaagaggaattGATAAGAACAATAGGGGAAGCGGAAAACCGAAAAAGAGCAATAAGTCCTTTTGTTTACAAGTCttctttatatagaaattcgACCTATTGCTCCGGATCCCCGTTTACTAGGAAGATAAGAATCAAAAGGATCGAACTACCTACTCATTATTCGGAGGTGAATCATAGAACACTAAAAGCTGTGGTATCTTATGGACCTAACATAGGTCACATCCCTCACGACATAAGATTGAAAGATCTAAACCTTCCTCTTCGGAGCGGAAACGGACCTGgccaaaacatataa